A genomic stretch from Vulpes lagopus strain Blue_001 chromosome 11, ASM1834538v1, whole genome shotgun sequence includes:
- the LOC121471611 gene encoding olfactory receptor 8H1-like: protein MERKNNTPVHDFILLGLTDSEEIQTILFMLFLLIYLVTVLGNAGMILIICLDLQLHTPMYFFLSHLSFLDLSYSTVITPKTLENLLTSTKHISYGGCLVQMYFFVFLGATECFLLSSMAYDRYVAICNPLHYPVVMSTRFCCSLVFGSYLIGFVDSFVTVLRISKLHFCGSNVIHHFFCDTPPVLALSCTDTHDIEIMIFIVAGSTLMVSLITISVSYVSILSTILKITSTSGKRKAFSTCASHLLGVTIFYGTMIFTYLKPSKSYSLGKDQVASVFYTIVIPMLNPLIYSLRNKEVKNALIRIIHKELLW, encoded by the exons ATGGAGAGAAAGAATAACACACCGGTGCATGACTTCATCCTTCTGGGATTGACAGATTCTGAAGAGATCCAGACGATCCTCTTCATGCTGTTTCTCCTAATATACCTGGTTACTGTGCTGGGCAATGCAGGGATGATACTGATAATCTGCCTGGATCTTCAGCTACACACccccatgtattttttccttagtCACTTGTCATTCCTTGACCTCAGTTACTCAACTGTCATCACACCTAAAACCTTAGAGAACTTACTGACTTCTACCAAGCATATTTCATACGGGGGCTGCCTCGTCCAGatgtatttttttgtcttcttgggGGCCACTGaatgtttccttctctcctcaaTGGCCTATGATCGCTATGTTGCTATCTGTAATCCTCTGCATTACCCAGTGGTTATGTCCACAAGATTCTGCTGTTCCCTCGTCTTTGGGTCCTATTTGATTGGCTTTGTGGACTCCTTTGTCACTGTGCTTCGCATAAGCAAATTGCATTTCTGTGGCTCCAATGTAATCCATCACTTCTTCTGTGACACACCCCCAGTTTTAGCCCTGTCTTGCACTGACACACACGACATCGAAATCATGATATTTATTGTTGCTGGCTCCACCCTAATGGTGTCTCTTATCACAATATCTGTGTCTTATGTGTCCATTCTGTCTACTATCCTGAAAATTACTTCCACTTCAGGAAAGCGAAAAGCCTTCTCTACTTGTGCCTCTCATCTCCTGGGAGTCACCATCTTTTATGGCActatgatttttacttatttaaagccAAGTAAGTCTTACTCCCTGGGAAAGGATCAAGTGGCTTCTGTTTTTTATACTATTGTGATCCCCATGCTGAATCCACTTATTTATAGTCTTAGgaacaaagaagtgaaaaatgcTCTCATTAGA attATTCACAAAGAGTTGCTT TGGTGA
- the LOC121471610 gene encoding olfactory receptor 5T2-like: protein MKNATEVTIFVLKGFTDKLELQTALFFLFLATYLFTMMGNLVLVLLVIVDSQLHNPMYYFLSVLSSVDACFSSVITPNMLVDFMLKNKVISFLGCAAQMFLAVTFGTTECFLLAAMAYDRYVAIYNPLLYSVSMSPRVYVPLIIASYVGGILHASVHTVATFSLSFCASNEIRHVFCDIPPLLAISCSDTHTNQLLLFYFVGSIEIVTILIVLISYGFILLAILNIHSAEGRRKVFSTCGSHLTGVSIYHGTILFMYVRPSSSYAPDHDMIVSMFYSIVIPMLNPIIYSLRNKDVKEAMKRMFQKKWFINSY from the coding sequence ATGAAGAATGCTACAGAAGTCACCATATTTGTACTGAAGGGCTTCACAGATAAGCTTGAGCTGCAAACAGCCTTGTTCTTCCTGTTTCTAGCAACGTACCTCTTTACTATGATGGGAaatttggttttagttttgttggtcaTTGTAGATTCCCAGCTCCACAACCCCATGTACTATTTTCTGAGTGTGTTATCATCTGTGGATGCCTGCTTTTCCTCCGTAATTACCCCAAATATGTTAGTAGATTTTATGTTAAAGAATAAAGTCATTTCATTCCTTGGATGTGCAGCACAGATGTTTCTCGCTGTTACTTTTGGAACCACAGAATGCTTTCTCTTGGCTGCCATGGCTTATGACCGCTATGTAGCAATCTACAACCCTCTCCTGTATTCTGTGAGCATGTCACCCAGGGTCTATGTGCCACTCATCATTGCTTCCTATGTTGGTGGCATTTTGCATGCTTCTGTACACACAGTGGCCACGTTCAGCCTATCCTTCTGTGCATCCAATGAAATTAGACATGTCTTTTGTGACATCCCTCCACTACTTGCCATTTCATGTTCTGACACCCACACAAACCAGCTGCTGCTCTTCTACTTCGTGGGCTCTATTGAGATAGTCACTATCCTCATTGTTCTGATCTCCTATGGTTTCATTCTCTTGGCCATTCTGAACATTCATTCTGCCGAGGGGAGGCGGAAAGTCTTTTCTACGTGTGGTTCTCACCTAACTGGAGTGTCAATTTATCATGGGACCATCCTCTTCATGTATGTGAGACCAAGTTCCAGCTATGCTCCAGACCATGACATGATAGTGTCAATGTTTTATAGCATTGTGATTCCCATGTTGAATCCCATCATCTACAGTTTAAGGAACAAAGATGTAAAAGAGGCAATGAAAAGAATGTTTCAGAAAAAATGGTTTATTAATTCATACTAA
- the LOC121471609 gene encoding olfactory receptor 5T1-like, producing the protein MPGFPSDLNLYRTQMKNVTEATMFILMGFTDDFVVQVFLFLLFLAIYLFTLIGNLGLVILVMGESRLHNPMYYFLSVLSFLDACYSSVVTPKMLVNFLAEDKSISYLGCAAQMLLFVTFGTTECFLLAAMAYDRYVAIYNPLLYSVSMSPRVYVPLIVASYVGGILHASVHTVATFSLSFCASNEIRHVFCDIPPLLAISCSDTHTNQLLPFYFVGSIEIVTILIVLISYGFILLAILNIHSAEGRRKVFSTCGSHLTGVSIYHGTILFMYVRPSSSYALDHDMIVSIFYTIVIPMLNPIIYSLRNKDVKAAMKKLFGKNWCINKVHFSH; encoded by the coding sequence atgCCAGGGTTTCCATcagatttaaatttatatagGACTCAGATGAAAAATGTGACTGAGGCCACCATGTTTATATTGATGGGCTTCACAGATGATTTTGTGGTGCAGGTCTTcctatttttactatttctagCAATCTATCTTTTTACTCTGATAGGAAATTTGGGACTGGTTATATTGGTCATGGGGGAATCTCGGCTCCACAACCCCATGTATTATTTTCTGAGCGTTTTATCATTCCTGGATGCCTGCTATTCTTCAGTTGTCACCCCAAAAATGTTGGTCAATTTCCTAGCAGAGGATAAATCCATTTCCTATCTCGGATGTGCAGCACAGATGCTTCTCTTCGTTACTTTTGGAACCACAGAATGCTTTCTCTTGGCTGCCATGGCTTATGACCGCTATGTAGCAATCTACAACCCTCTCCTGTATTCCGTGAGCATGTCACCCAGGGTCTATGTGCCACTCATCGTTGCTTCCTATGTTGGTGGCATTTTGCATGCTTCTGTACACACAGTGGCCACGTTCAGCCTATCCTTCTGTGCTTCCAATGAAATTAGACATGTCTTTTGTGACATCCCTCCACTACTTGCCATTTCTTGTTCTGACACCCACACAAACCAGCTGCTGCCCTTCTACTTCGTGGGCTCTATTGAGATAGTCACTATCCTCATTGTTCTGATCTCCTATGGTTTCATTCTCTTGGCCATTCTGAACATCCATTCTGCGGAGGGGAGGCGGAAAGTCTTTTCTACGTGTGGTTCTCACCTAACTGGAGTGTCAATTTATCATGGAACCATCCTTTTCATGTATGTGAGACCAAGTTCCAGCTATGCCCTGGACCATGACATGATAGTGTCAATATTTTACACGATTGTGATTCCCATGCTGAATCCCATCATCTACAGTTTAAGGAACAAAGATGTAAAAGCGGCAATGAAGAAATTGTTTGGTAAAAATTGGTGTATCAATAAAGTACACTTTTCACATTGA
- the LOC121471608 gene encoding olfactory receptor 5T1-like encodes MPGFPSDLDLYRIQMKNVTEATMFILMGFTDDFEMQVFLFLLFLAIYLFTLIGNLGLVILVIGDSRLHNPMYYFLSVLSFLDACYSSVVTPKMLVNFLAEDKSISYLGCAAQMLLFVTFGTTECFLLAAMAYDRYVAIYNPLLYSVSMSPRVYVPLIVASYVGGILHASVHTVATFSLSFCASNEIRHVFCDIPPLLAISCSDTHTNQLLLFYFVGSIEIVTILIVLISYGFILLAILNIHSAEGRRKVFSTCGSHLTGVSIYHGTILFIYMRPSSSYALEHDMIVSIFYTIVIPMLNPIIYSLRNKDVKDAMKKLFMRNWFLSKTHN; translated from the coding sequence atgccAGGATTTCCATCAGATTTAGATTTATACAGGATTCAGATGAAAAATGTGACTGAGGCCACTATGTTTATATTGATGGGCTTCACAGATGATTTTGAGATGCAGGTCTTcctatttttactatttctagCAATCTATCTTTTTACTCTGATAGGAAATTTGGGACTGGTTATATTGGTCATTGGGGATTCTCGGCTCCACAACCCCATGTATTATTTTCTGAGCGTTTTATCATTCCTGGATGCCTGCTATTCTTCAGTTGTCACCCCAAAAATGTTGGTCAATTTCCTAGCAGAGGATAAATCCATTTCCTATCTCGGATGTGCAGCACAGATGCTTCTCTTCGTTACTTTTGGAACCACAGAATGCTTTCTCTTGGCTGCCATGGCTTATGACCGCTATGTAGCAATCTACAACCCTCTCCTGTATTCCGTGAGCATGTCACCCAGGGTCTATGTGCCACTCATCGTTGCTTCCTATGTTGGTGGCATTTTGCATGCTTCTGTACACACAGTGGCCACGTTCAGCCTATCCTTCTGTGCATCCAATGAAATTAGACATGTCTTTTGTGACATCCCTCCACTACTTGCCATTTCTTGTTCTGACACCCACACAAACCAGCTGCTGCTCTTCTACTTCGTGGGCTCTATTGAGATAGTCACTATCCTCATTGTTCTGATCTCCTATGGTTTCATTCTCTTGGCCATTCTGAACATCCATTCTGCGGAGGGGAGGCGGAAAGTCTTTTCTACGTGTGGTTCTCACCTAACTGGAGTGTCAATTTATCATGGAACCATCCTTTTCATATATATGAGACCAAGCTCCAGTTATGCTTTGGAGCATGACATGATAGTGTCAATATTTTACACGATTGTGATTCCCATGCTGAATCCCATCATCTACAGTTTAAGGAACAAAGATGTAAAAGATGCGATGAAGAAATTGTTTATGAGAAATTGGTTCTTAAGTAAAACACATAATTAG
- the LOC121471612 gene encoding olfactory receptor 8I2 codes for MAGNNFTEVTVFILSGFANYPELQVSLFLMFLFIYLFTVLGNLGLIMLIRIDSQLHTPMYFFLSNLAFIDIFYSSTVTPKALVNFQSQQKTISFVACFVQMYFFVGLVCSECFLLGSMAYDRYVAICNPLLYSVVMSQKVCNWLGALPYAIGFTNSLVSVCVISSLSFCDSSINHFFCDTTALLALSCADAFSTEMVIFILAGITLLSSLLLITVTYTAIISAILRIKSTAGRQKAFSTCASHLMGVTIFYGSLIFTYLQPDNTSSLTQAQVASVFYTIVIPMLNPLIYSLRNKDVKNALLRVIHRKLLS; via the coding sequence ATGGCTGGAAACAATTTCACTGAGGTGACGGTCTTCATCCTCTCTGGATTTGCAAATTACCCTGAACTACAAGTCAGTCTTTTCttaatgtttctctttatttatctgttcactgTTTTGGGGAACCTTGGGCTGATCATGTTAATCAGAATTGACTCTCAGCTTCACACACCAATGTACTTTTTTCTTAGCAACTTAGCATTCATTGACATATTTTATTCCTCCACTGTAACACCCAAGGCACTGGTAAATTTCCAATCCCAACAGAAAACCATCTCTTTTGTTGCCTGCTTTGTTCAAATGTACTTTTTTGTGGGTTTGGTGTGCAGTGAGTGTTTTCTTCTGGGGTcaatggcctatgaccgctacgtAGCCATCTGCAATCCTCTATTGTACTCAGTGGTTATGTCCCAGAAAGTGTGCAACTGGCTGGGAGCCCTGCCATATGCAATAGGCTTCACAAATTCTCTGGTATCAGTCTGTGTGATAAGTAGTTTGTCATTCTGTGATTCCAGCATCAATCATTTCTTCTGTGATACCACAGCTCTTTTGGCCCTATCCTGTGCAGATGCATTCAGCACAGAAATGGTGATCTTTATTTTAGCTGGGATCACACTTCTCAGTTCCCTGCTCCTCATCACGGTCACTTACACTGCCATCATCTCAGCCATCCTGAGGATCAAGTCTACAGCAGGCAGACAGAAGGCCTTTTCCACCTGTGCATCCCACCTCATGGGTGTAACTATCTTCTATGGGTCTCTGATTTTCACATATTTGCAGCCTGATAACACATCATCCCTCACCCAGGCACAGGTGGCATCTGTCTTCTATACCATTGTCATTCCAATGCTGAATCCACTGATCTACAGTCTGAGGAACAAAGATGTGAAAAATGCTCTCCTGAGAGTCATACACAGAAAACTTCTATCATGA